Proteins encoded within one genomic window of Gambusia affinis linkage group LG23, SWU_Gaff_1.0, whole genome shotgun sequence:
- the LOC122826769 gene encoding protein-methionine sulfoxide oxidase mical3a-like isoform X9 codes for MGDESYPECQAQELFDEFVSASTCRAALRCFTQLCEHLQLDRSTTEKPLYQPIKRRLNYWKANALWAKLDRRAAQQEYQRGRVCRNMTCVIIGAGPCGLRTAVELCFMGARVVVLEKRDSFSRNNVLHLWPFTIYDLRGLGAKKFCGKFCAGSIDHISIRQLQLVLLKVALLLGAEVHVNVEFKQLVEPPEDQHRNKEGWRMEVSPKSHPVSQMEFDVIIGADGRRNTLPGFRRKEFRGKLAIAITANFKNRNTSAEAKVEEISGVAFIFNQRFFQELRQETGIDLENIVYYKDDTHYFVMTAKKQSLLDKGVILQDFPDTEQLLSRGNVDQDALQAYAREAADFSTNHQLPILDFAMNHYGQPDVAMFDFTCMYASENAALIRQHHGHQLLVTLVGDSLLEPFWPMGTGVARGFLAALDSAWMIRSWAQGRAPLDVLAERESLYRLLPQTTPENMQKSIGLFTVDPVTRYMNISPLTVTPAQVRHLVHTGREAGLNTSESDIIRLPSPRLSRQESFSQSNLLLTWCQQQTHGYRGVAVCDLTTSWKSGLALCALIHRCQPDLIDYDSLDESSVEENIRLAFDVAEQEFGISPLMTVEEMSSVGEPDCLSMVMYLSQFYQLHKESLHPAGSLSQNADLRAALFTPASLLSRLGTSPSRKRNPKEHGDALGKRRRTSPECGELQESQDFNGDFEENFVGGTSRSRVRLMANQLQAKLDEGSATCVTSSSSSASALRQQCLQMYTAGVSSLAEQLTSRFQRQQQSSLVSVGSDVCFFCKQKVYVMERLSAEGLFFHRSCFHCDSCSAPLRLVSYSYDQDAGRFRCLQHPDCRPAAPRKRATPTGTSAPSPSSAASLSGSLSERRRSSAASLMAATPERIELENRRKEEEVPEEVQNRVNLSQAVHVSSEEEEDEGPGCEEEEDEGPGCEEEEDEGPGCVTSQEANALRRETLREEEEGSAEDQSSDEGEYSPWETERRSGLWLLLEEEAEFPPLGPPVKRGSAPSSLTPPTGPTPSTASFVTSSDSTPDSDFTKTPLSPVVVMETAAGGRGSFDDITPELPQKKPLLQQEDRGAEPEEESGGMRRRSHREPLSTLPLLPGGGALFLLKKLREAPPPGQVELGGGGARGLLKAVLPGNRKEQKRRGGTLPAEKLKRLPVNHSRITVAGEESTLESSTLLQRCSLKPGNNLQLELFDLVSELQRVSVEEEEVEEENQVYVPHALAFRRSYGDKRKKRVRDSVPDSDGQSSCPTEVVGVLVPPKEPSSLSVREAMFEKQEGDEDGDLDAKITRRVQRAARRQAKKEQLKRLHKAQMIQQRLQQVEVKQRELEDRGVMVEKALRGEADYWEDSSHGPDTELHLGGLGKLDNLVLMQQWFRLVQQKNSLVRYESELMIFARELQLEDRQSRLQQELRERMAVNDHLKGEEQLDEERRILEEMLEVVEQRDALVALLEEQRLLDRQQDQNLEVLLAGALSWA; via the exons ATGGGAGACGAGtcttacccagaatgccaaGCTCAGGAGCTGTTTGATGAGTTTGTGTCAGCATCAACCTGCAGGGCGGCGCTGCGCTGCTTCACCCAGCTGTGCGAACATCTGCAACTGGATCGCAGCACCACCGAAAAGCCTCTCTACCAACCAATCAAACGGCGGCTCAACTACTGGAAGGCCAATGCTCTGTGGGCCAAACTGGACCGGAGGGCGGCACAGCAGGAGTACCAGAGAGGCCGGGTCTGcagaaacatgact TGTGTGATCATCGGGGCGGGGCCTTGTGGTCTCAGGACAGCGGTGGAGCTCTGCTTCATGGGAGCCCGAGTGGTAGTCCTGGAGAAAAGGGACTCGTTCTCCAGAAACAACGTGCTCCACCTTTGGCCCTTCACCATCTATGACCTGAGGGGCCTCGGGGCCAAAAAGTTCTGCGGAAAGTTTTGTGCAGGCTCCATCGACCACATCA GTATTCGCCAGCTGCAGCTCGTTCTGCTGAAGGTGGCCTTGCTCCTTGGGGCTGAAGTCCATGTCAATGTTGAGTTCAAGCAGCTGGTGGAGCCACCAGAGGACCAGCACAGAAACA AGGAGGGCTGGAGGATGGAGGTGAGTCCAAAGTCCCACCCAGTCAGTCAGATGGAGTTTGACGTCATCATTGGAGCAGATGGACGCAGGAACACACTGCCAG GCTTCAGGCGTAAGGAGTTCAGGGGAAAACTGGCCATTGCCATCACAGCcaacttcaaaaacagaaacacctcAGCCGAGGCCAAAGTGGAAGAGATCAGCGGAGTGGCTTTCATCTTCAACCAGAGATTCTTTCAGGAGCTGCGGCAAGAAACTG GTATTGACTTGGAGAACATCGTCTACTACAAGGACGACACACACTACTTTGTTATGACAGCAAAGAAACAGAGCCTCTTGGACAAAGGAGTCATTCTACAA GACTTTCCGGACACAGAGCAGCTCCTCTCTCGAGGGAATGTGGACCAGGATGCTTTGCAGGCATACGCCCGTGAGGCCGCAGACTTCTCCACCAATCACCAGCTGCCAATCCTGGACTTCGCCATGAACCACTACGGTCAGCCGGACGTCGCCATGTTCGACTTTACCTGCATGTACGCATCAGAAAACGCTGCCTTGATTCGCCAGCACCACGGACACCAGCTGCTGGTCACATTGGTTGGAGACAGTCTGCTGGAG CCCTTTTGGCCGATGGGGACAGGTGTGGCACGGGGATTCCTAGCAGCTCTGGATTCAGCCTGGATGATCAGAAGTTGGGCTCAGGGTAGAGCACCATTAGATGTCCTGGCTGAGAG GGAGAGTCTGTACCGTCTGCTGCCTCAGACGACTCCAGAGAACATGCAGAAGAGCATCGGTCTGTTCACCGTAGATCCGGTAACGAGATACATGAACATCAGCCCTCTGACCGTCACACCTGCTCAG GTGAGACACCTGGTACATACAGGTAGAGAGGCGGGGCTAAACACAAGTGAGAGTGATATTATCCGGCTGCCTTCCCCCAGACTTTCAAGACAAG AGTCCTTCTCTCAGTCCAATCTGCTGCTGACTTGGTGTCAGCAGCAGACTCATGGTTACAGAGGTGTCGCTGTTTGTGACCTGACTACTTCCTGGAAGAGTGGCCTTGCCCTTTGTGCTCTTATCCACCGATGCCAACCTGATCTGAT AGACTACGACTCTCTGGACGAGTCatcagtggaggaaaacatcCGCCTCGCATTTGACGTGGCTGAGCAAGAGTTTGGGATTTCACCTCTGATGACGGTGGAAGAGATGTCGTCTGTTGGAGAACCAGACTGTCTTTCTATGGTGATGTACCTGAGTCAGTTCTACCAGCTGCACAAAGAGTCACTGCACCCTGCTG GCTCCCTGAGTCAGAATGCTGATCTGAGAGCAGCTCTCTTCACTCCAGCCTCCCTCCTCAGCAGACTGGGAACCAGTCCGTCCAGGAAGAGAAACCCAAAA GAGCATGGAGACGCTCTGGGCAAAAGGAGAAGGACGAGTCCGGAGTGCGGAGAGCTGCAGGAG TCCCAAGACTTTAATGGCGACTTTGAAGAGAACTTTGTGGGCGGGACCAGCCGCTCCAGAGTTCGTCTGATGGCCAATCAGCTGCAGGCAAAGCTGGACGAGGGCTCTGCGACCTGCGTGACCTCTTcgtcttcttctgcttctgctctACGTCAGCAG TGTCTTCAGATGTACACCGCTGGAGTGAGCTCATTGGCTGAGCAGTTAACCAGCCGTTTTCAGCGTCAGCAGCAGAGTAGTTTG GTCTCCGTGGGAAGCGATGTCTGTTTCTTCTGCAAGCAGAAGGTTTATGTGATGGAGCGTCTGAGCGCCGAGGGGCTCTTCTTCCATCGCAGCTGCTTCCATTGTGATTCCTGCAGCGCCCCCCTCAGGCTGGTCTCCTACAGCTACGACCAGGATGCCG GAAGGTTTCGCTGCCTGCAGCATCCTGACTGCCGGCCGGCCGCTCCCAGGAAGAGAGCGACTCCCACGGGAACATCGGCG CCGTCTCCGTCCTCGGCCGCGTCCCTCTCCGGCTCTCTGAGCGAGCGGCGCCGGTCTTCAG CTGCGTCTCTGATGGCGGCGACGCCGGAGCGGATCGAGCTGGAGAACcgcaggaaggaggaggaggtaCCGGAGGAAGTCCAGAACCGGGTCAACCTGAGCCAAGCTGTGCATGTCAG ctcagaggaagaggaggatgaaggtccaggctgtgaggaagaggaggatgaaggtccaggctgtgaggaagaggaggatgaaggtcCAGGCTGTGTGACCTCTCAGGAGGCGAACGCTTTGAGGCGAGAAACtctgagagaggaagaggaaggcagCGCTGAAGACCAGTCCAGTGACG AAGGGGAGTACAGCCCCTGGGAGACGGAGCGCCGCTCGGGTCTGTGGCTCCTGTTAGAGGAGGAAGCAG AGTTTCCTCCTCTGGGCCCACCTGTGAAgcgaggctccgccccctcctctCTGACTCCGCCCACTGGCCCGACGCCCTCCACCGCCTCCTTTGTCACTTCATCTGACTCCACCCCTGACTCTGACTTCACCAAAACTCCCCTCTCACCTGTGGTCGTCATGGAGACGGCAGCAGGGGGTCGGGGCTCGTTTGATGACATCACACCTGAGCTGCCACAGAAGAAGCCGCTGCTCCAGCAGGAGGACCGGGGGGCGGAGCCAGAGGAGGAGTCAGGCGGCATGAGACGTCGGAGCCACAGAGAGCCGCTTTCCACCCTCCCTCTGCTTCCGGGAGGCGGAGCTCTCTTCCTCCTCAAGAAGCTCCgggaggctccgccccctggcCAGGTGGAGCTCGGTGGGGGTGGAGCCAGAGGCCTGTTGAAGGCAGTTCTACCCGGAAACAGAAAGGAGCAGAAACGGAGGGGCGGGACTTTACCTGCAGAGAAGTTGAAGAGGCTCCCAGTCAATCACAGCAGGATTACAG TCGCAGGAGAGGAGTCCACTCTGGAGTCTTCAACGCTGCTGCAGAGATGTTCGCTAAAACCCGGAAACAAC TTGCAGCTGGAGTTGTTCGATCTCGTGTCTGAACTGCAGAGAGTTTccgtggaggaagaggaggtagAAGAGGAGAACCAG gTCTACGTCCCTCATGCTCTGGCCTTCAGGCGCTCGTATGGAGACAAG AGGAAGAAGCGCGTGAGGGACAGCGTCCCGGACTCGGATGGACAGTCTTCCTGTCCCACGGAGGTTGTGGGCGTCCTGGTCCCGCCCAAAGAGCCGTCCAGCCTCAGCGTGAGGGAGGCCATGTTCGAGAAACAGGAAGGGGACGAAGACGGAGACCTGGACGCCAAAATCACCCGCCGCGTCCAGAGAGCGGCCAGGAGGCAGGCCAAGAAGGAGCAGCTGAAGAGGCTGCACAAGGCCCAG ATGATTCAGCAGCGTCTGCAGCAGGTGGAGGTGAagcagagagagctggaggacaGAGGAGTGATGGTGGAGAAAGCTCTGCGAGGAGAAGCAG ACTACTGGGAGGACTCCAGCCACGGTCCAGACACAGAGCTTCACCTGGGAG GACTGGGCAAACTGGACaacctggttctgatgcagcagTGGTTCCGGCTGGTCCAGCAGAAGAACTCGCTGGTCCGATACGAATCGGAACTCATGATCTT CGCTCgggagctgcagctggaggaccGGCAGAGCCGCCTGCAGCAGGAGCTGAGGGAACGGATGGCCGTGAACG ATCACCTGAAGGGCGAGGAGCAGCTGGACGAGGAGCGGCGGATCCTGGAGGAGATGCTGGAGGTGGTGGAGCAGCGCGACGCCCTGGTGGCGCTGCTGGAGGAGCAGCGCCTACTGGACCGCCAGCaggaccagaacctggaggttctgctggCCGGGGCGCTCAGCTGGGCCTGA
- the LOC122826769 gene encoding protein-methionine sulfoxide oxidase mical3b-like isoform X3, whose translation MGDESYPECQAQELFDEFVSASTCRAALRCFTQLCEHLQLDRSTTEKPLYQPIKRRLNYWKANALWAKLDRRAAQQEYQRGRVCRNMTCVIIGAGPCGLRTAVELCFMGARVVVLEKRDSFSRNNVLHLWPFTIYDLRGLGAKKFCGKFCAGSIDHISIRQLQLVLLKVALLLGAEVHVNVEFKQLVEPPEDQHRNKEGWRMEVSPKSHPVSQMEFDVIIGADGRRNTLPGFRRKEFRGKLAIAITANFKNRNTSAEAKVEEISGVAFIFNQRFFQELRQETGIDLENIVYYKDDTHYFVMTAKKQSLLDKGVILQDFPDTEQLLSRGNVDQDALQAYAREAADFSTNHQLPILDFAMNHYGQPDVAMFDFTCMYASENAALIRQHHGHQLLVTLVGDSLLEPFWPMGTGVARGFLAALDSAWMIRSWAQGRAPLDVLAERESLYRLLPQTTPENMQKSIGLFTVDPVTRYMNISPLTVTPAQVRHLVHTGREAGLNTSESDIIRLPSPRLSRQESFSQSNLLLTWCQQQTHGYRGVAVCDLTTSWKSGLALCALIHRCQPDLIDYDSLDESSVEENIRLAFDVAEQEFGISPLMTVEEMSSVGEPDCLSMVMYLSQFYQLHKESLHPAGSLSQNADLRAALFTPASLLSRLGTSPSRKRNPKEHGDALGKRRRTSPECGELQESQDFNGDFEENFVGGTSRSRVRLMANQLQAKLDEGSATCVTSSSSSASALRQQGAPSSLPPSESADPPQATPPVQSSSWRPKKRTLQQEQMSFRFRERIKSQWADSRDQQCLQMYTAGVSSLAEQLTSRFQRQQQSSLVSVGSDVCFFCKQKVYVMERLSAEGLFFHRSCFHCDSCSAPLRLVSYSYDQDAGRFRCLQHPDCRPAAPRKRATPTGTSAPSPSSAASLSGSLSERRRSSAASLMAATPERIELENRRKEEEVPEEVQNRVNLSQAVHVSSEEEEDEGPGCEEEEDEGPGCEEEEDEGPGCVTSQEANALRRETLREEEEGSAEDQSSDEGEYSPWETERRSGLWLLLEEEAEFPPLGPPVKRGSAPSSLTPPTGPTPSTASFVTSSDSTPDSDFTKTPLSPVVVMETAAGGRGSFDDITPELPQKKPLLQQEDRGAEPEEESGGMRRRSHREPLSTLPLLPGGGALFLLKKLREAPPPGQVELGGGGARGLLKAVLPGNRKEQKRRGGTLPAEKLKRLPVNHSRITVAGEESTLESSTLLQRCSLKPGNNLQLELFDLVSELQRVSVEEEEVEEENQVYVPHALAFRRSYGDKRKKRVRDSVPDSDGQSSCPTEVVGVLVPPKEPSSLSVREAMFEKQEGDEDGDLDAKITRRVQRAARRQAKKEQLKRLHKAQMIQQRLQQVEVKQRELEDRGVMVEKALRGEADYWEDSSHGPDTELHLGGLGKLDNLVLMQQWFRLVQQKNSLVRYESELMIFARELQLEDRQSRLQQELRERMAVNDHLKGEEQLDEERRILEEMLEVVEQRDALVALLEEQRLLDRQQDQNLEVLLAGALSWA comes from the exons ATGGGAGACGAGtcttacccagaatgccaaGCTCAGGAGCTGTTTGATGAGTTTGTGTCAGCATCAACCTGCAGGGCGGCGCTGCGCTGCTTCACCCAGCTGTGCGAACATCTGCAACTGGATCGCAGCACCACCGAAAAGCCTCTCTACCAACCAATCAAACGGCGGCTCAACTACTGGAAGGCCAATGCTCTGTGGGCCAAACTGGACCGGAGGGCGGCACAGCAGGAGTACCAGAGAGGCCGGGTCTGcagaaacatgact TGTGTGATCATCGGGGCGGGGCCTTGTGGTCTCAGGACAGCGGTGGAGCTCTGCTTCATGGGAGCCCGAGTGGTAGTCCTGGAGAAAAGGGACTCGTTCTCCAGAAACAACGTGCTCCACCTTTGGCCCTTCACCATCTATGACCTGAGGGGCCTCGGGGCCAAAAAGTTCTGCGGAAAGTTTTGTGCAGGCTCCATCGACCACATCA GTATTCGCCAGCTGCAGCTCGTTCTGCTGAAGGTGGCCTTGCTCCTTGGGGCTGAAGTCCATGTCAATGTTGAGTTCAAGCAGCTGGTGGAGCCACCAGAGGACCAGCACAGAAACA AGGAGGGCTGGAGGATGGAGGTGAGTCCAAAGTCCCACCCAGTCAGTCAGATGGAGTTTGACGTCATCATTGGAGCAGATGGACGCAGGAACACACTGCCAG GCTTCAGGCGTAAGGAGTTCAGGGGAAAACTGGCCATTGCCATCACAGCcaacttcaaaaacagaaacacctcAGCCGAGGCCAAAGTGGAAGAGATCAGCGGAGTGGCTTTCATCTTCAACCAGAGATTCTTTCAGGAGCTGCGGCAAGAAACTG GTATTGACTTGGAGAACATCGTCTACTACAAGGACGACACACACTACTTTGTTATGACAGCAAAGAAACAGAGCCTCTTGGACAAAGGAGTCATTCTACAA GACTTTCCGGACACAGAGCAGCTCCTCTCTCGAGGGAATGTGGACCAGGATGCTTTGCAGGCATACGCCCGTGAGGCCGCAGACTTCTCCACCAATCACCAGCTGCCAATCCTGGACTTCGCCATGAACCACTACGGTCAGCCGGACGTCGCCATGTTCGACTTTACCTGCATGTACGCATCAGAAAACGCTGCCTTGATTCGCCAGCACCACGGACACCAGCTGCTGGTCACATTGGTTGGAGACAGTCTGCTGGAG CCCTTTTGGCCGATGGGGACAGGTGTGGCACGGGGATTCCTAGCAGCTCTGGATTCAGCCTGGATGATCAGAAGTTGGGCTCAGGGTAGAGCACCATTAGATGTCCTGGCTGAGAG GGAGAGTCTGTACCGTCTGCTGCCTCAGACGACTCCAGAGAACATGCAGAAGAGCATCGGTCTGTTCACCGTAGATCCGGTAACGAGATACATGAACATCAGCCCTCTGACCGTCACACCTGCTCAG GTGAGACACCTGGTACATACAGGTAGAGAGGCGGGGCTAAACACAAGTGAGAGTGATATTATCCGGCTGCCTTCCCCCAGACTTTCAAGACAAG AGTCCTTCTCTCAGTCCAATCTGCTGCTGACTTGGTGTCAGCAGCAGACTCATGGTTACAGAGGTGTCGCTGTTTGTGACCTGACTACTTCCTGGAAGAGTGGCCTTGCCCTTTGTGCTCTTATCCACCGATGCCAACCTGATCTGAT AGACTACGACTCTCTGGACGAGTCatcagtggaggaaaacatcCGCCTCGCATTTGACGTGGCTGAGCAAGAGTTTGGGATTTCACCTCTGATGACGGTGGAAGAGATGTCGTCTGTTGGAGAACCAGACTGTCTTTCTATGGTGATGTACCTGAGTCAGTTCTACCAGCTGCACAAAGAGTCACTGCACCCTGCTG GCTCCCTGAGTCAGAATGCTGATCTGAGAGCAGCTCTCTTCACTCCAGCCTCCCTCCTCAGCAGACTGGGAACCAGTCCGTCCAGGAAGAGAAACCCAAAA GAGCATGGAGACGCTCTGGGCAAAAGGAGAAGGACGAGTCCGGAGTGCGGAGAGCTGCAGGAG TCCCAAGACTTTAATGGCGACTTTGAAGAGAACTTTGTGGGCGGGACCAGCCGCTCCAGAGTTCGTCTGATGGCCAATCAGCTGCAGGCAAAGCTGGACGAGGGCTCTGCGACCTGCGTGACCTCTTcgtcttcttctgcttctgctctACGTCAGCAG ggggcgccatCCAGCCTCCCTCCCTCAGAGTCTGCAGACCCCCCGCAGGCCACGCCTCCTGTTCAGTCGTCGTCATGGAGACCG AAGAAGCGGACCCTCCAGCAGGAGCAGATGAGTTTCCGCTTCAGGGAGAGGATCAAGTCTCAGTGGGCCGACAGCCGGGACCAGCAG TGTCTTCAGATGTACACCGCTGGAGTGAGCTCATTGGCTGAGCAGTTAACCAGCCGTTTTCAGCGTCAGCAGCAGAGTAGTTTG GTCTCCGTGGGAAGCGATGTCTGTTTCTTCTGCAAGCAGAAGGTTTATGTGATGGAGCGTCTGAGCGCCGAGGGGCTCTTCTTCCATCGCAGCTGCTTCCATTGTGATTCCTGCAGCGCCCCCCTCAGGCTGGTCTCCTACAGCTACGACCAGGATGCCG GAAGGTTTCGCTGCCTGCAGCATCCTGACTGCCGGCCGGCCGCTCCCAGGAAGAGAGCGACTCCCACGGGAACATCGGCG CCGTCTCCGTCCTCGGCCGCGTCCCTCTCCGGCTCTCTGAGCGAGCGGCGCCGGTCTTCAG CTGCGTCTCTGATGGCGGCGACGCCGGAGCGGATCGAGCTGGAGAACcgcaggaaggaggaggaggtaCCGGAGGAAGTCCAGAACCGGGTCAACCTGAGCCAAGCTGTGCATGTCAG ctcagaggaagaggaggatgaaggtccaggctgtgaggaagaggaggatgaaggtccaggctgtgaggaagaggaggatgaaggtcCAGGCTGTGTGACCTCTCAGGAGGCGAACGCTTTGAGGCGAGAAACtctgagagaggaagaggaaggcagCGCTGAAGACCAGTCCAGTGACG AAGGGGAGTACAGCCCCTGGGAGACGGAGCGCCGCTCGGGTCTGTGGCTCCTGTTAGAGGAGGAAGCAG AGTTTCCTCCTCTGGGCCCACCTGTGAAgcgaggctccgccccctcctctCTGACTCCGCCCACTGGCCCGACGCCCTCCACCGCCTCCTTTGTCACTTCATCTGACTCCACCCCTGACTCTGACTTCACCAAAACTCCCCTCTCACCTGTGGTCGTCATGGAGACGGCAGCAGGGGGTCGGGGCTCGTTTGATGACATCACACCTGAGCTGCCACAGAAGAAGCCGCTGCTCCAGCAGGAGGACCGGGGGGCGGAGCCAGAGGAGGAGTCAGGCGGCATGAGACGTCGGAGCCACAGAGAGCCGCTTTCCACCCTCCCTCTGCTTCCGGGAGGCGGAGCTCTCTTCCTCCTCAAGAAGCTCCgggaggctccgccccctggcCAGGTGGAGCTCGGTGGGGGTGGAGCCAGAGGCCTGTTGAAGGCAGTTCTACCCGGAAACAGAAAGGAGCAGAAACGGAGGGGCGGGACTTTACCTGCAGAGAAGTTGAAGAGGCTCCCAGTCAATCACAGCAGGATTACAG TCGCAGGAGAGGAGTCCACTCTGGAGTCTTCAACGCTGCTGCAGAGATGTTCGCTAAAACCCGGAAACAAC TTGCAGCTGGAGTTGTTCGATCTCGTGTCTGAACTGCAGAGAGTTTccgtggaggaagaggaggtagAAGAGGAGAACCAG gTCTACGTCCCTCATGCTCTGGCCTTCAGGCGCTCGTATGGAGACAAG AGGAAGAAGCGCGTGAGGGACAGCGTCCCGGACTCGGATGGACAGTCTTCCTGTCCCACGGAGGTTGTGGGCGTCCTGGTCCCGCCCAAAGAGCCGTCCAGCCTCAGCGTGAGGGAGGCCATGTTCGAGAAACAGGAAGGGGACGAAGACGGAGACCTGGACGCCAAAATCACCCGCCGCGTCCAGAGAGCGGCCAGGAGGCAGGCCAAGAAGGAGCAGCTGAAGAGGCTGCACAAGGCCCAG ATGATTCAGCAGCGTCTGCAGCAGGTGGAGGTGAagcagagagagctggaggacaGAGGAGTGATGGTGGAGAAAGCTCTGCGAGGAGAAGCAG ACTACTGGGAGGACTCCAGCCACGGTCCAGACACAGAGCTTCACCTGGGAG GACTGGGCAAACTGGACaacctggttctgatgcagcagTGGTTCCGGCTGGTCCAGCAGAAGAACTCGCTGGTCCGATACGAATCGGAACTCATGATCTT CGCTCgggagctgcagctggaggaccGGCAGAGCCGCCTGCAGCAGGAGCTGAGGGAACGGATGGCCGTGAACG ATCACCTGAAGGGCGAGGAGCAGCTGGACGAGGAGCGGCGGATCCTGGAGGAGATGCTGGAGGTGGTGGAGCAGCGCGACGCCCTGGTGGCGCTGCTGGAGGAGCAGCGCCTACTGGACCGCCAGCaggaccagaacctggaggttctgctggCCGGGGCGCTCAGCTGGGCCTGA